ATTAACATCTTCCTGAGATACCAAGCAAACTATGGCCCCAAAGGGCTGGCTCAAAGACTTTGGAGGTCTTAGTCCACCCTCCCGCTCAAAGCAAGATCAACAGTGTAGGATGCAACACAGAATCATAAAGCGCGGCTCCATCAGTCGAGATAAGGCTAGGGAAGATTCAAAACAGTGCGGTTTCATTTCCAAAAGGGCAACTACCAGCGGTTACCCAAGCCATCCTAGGAGACAGGCCATGCCTTCCGCGTTGAAACTCTTCCCACTAATCCCGGTTACGGTTACCTGGCGTGGCGGAGGCGATGCTTTTTGATCGTGCACAGAAGCACTCTCGTCGCGAGTAGTACTTGAAATATGCTTTACAGCCGAGTCCCGAcagtgcaaataaaataaattacggAGCTCAGCCAGAGCCGCCCTTTGCCTcgaaatacaaacaaacaattaaaaacaagcccGCGAGCAAGTGCTGTGAAACTGGGCAAAGGCCAGTCGCCAAATACCCTCAAGCAGGATCTCAGGCGCTGCCTCGTTCTCTCCAGCCTCATATCAGTTTTCACTCCTGGGCCAGCTACCTGGACGAGAGGCCGCTGGCCCTGGCCCGCCCCCTGGCCTGGGGAGGCACGAGGCtaggagcgagcgagcgagcgagggaGCTGCCGCTGCGCCCCCCCGGCCGGGCTGCAGGGGGAGCAGTGGCGGGCGGCGCaacgcggcggcggcggcgaagatggcggccgcggctcAGGCACTGAGCTGCTCGGGGCTGCTGTTGGCCGCCGCCGCCCTGGCCCTGCTGGCCGTGGCCATCGGCACCGACTCCTGGTACGAGACGGACGCGCGGCGGCACCGCGAGCGCTGCCGGGGCGTCGGCCACAAGCGCAACACCAACAACGACCCTCGGGGCTCCATGTCGGCGCCCAGCCCTAACCTGCCCCTCCGCGCCCGACCGCCGCGGGCCCTGCTCCCCGGCCAGGCTTCGCCACTGGCTCCGCTCCCCGGGGCCGCCGCCGCCTCTTTGGCACTGGAATCGTACTGCGTCCGCCGCTTCAACTCCACTGTCTCTGGCCTCTGGCGGCGCTGCCACCGCGCGGGCTTCGAGCCCGACAGCGAGGAGCTCATCCAGAAAGGTGCGGAGGGAGGGGGCGACTGGGCGGCCGCGCCCCATAGAGTGGGAGGGCTGGGCTGGCTGGGGTTGGGCGCGCCCGGGTTTCCTCCCTTTCGCAAAGCCTTTTAGGGGCGTCCTTGGTGTGCTGCTGTCCGGGGTGCTGAACCTGCCGAGCGTCCTTCCCCGCACGAGCTATGAAGGGAGACGCCTCTCGAGACCCGCTCTTGGGTTGAGCTCGTTTGGGGCTATAGAAGCGATTCTCAGCCTTAGGGCAATCTTCTCGTCCGTCCGTCTCATGGATTTCTAGAGAGCTGCAAGGGCCTTGAAGCCTTCGCTTCATAACGGTGGCAAGAAGGCTCAACAGGAGCTGAAGGTGGGACTGCCTTTTCTCAAGTAAATGGTTACTAAAATGGTGGTTATTTCCATCGCACAGGATTCTGTCATCCCATATCTCTAGGACTTAAGGTCgcttcccaaacacacacaatgTTGTCTTCTTCACAACAGCAGTCCCATCTAGATGTCTTCTGAATACATTCTCATGGAAGACCTCAGGTGAACCAGCTATCATGGATACAACCTGCAATAATTTCAATGATTGCAGCAGTTGGGGAAAGTGATGCTTGTCATATTAACGATCAATTGGTTGACATAATTCATTTTTCCATATGAATGTGCTCTTCCACCTGCCCAAGGATGGTCTGGTCTGCTTATgtgcacagtcacacacacaaaatactgtgtacatagttttaa
This DNA window, taken from Rhineura floridana isolate rRhiFlo1 chromosome 2, rRhiFlo1.hap2, whole genome shotgun sequence, encodes the following:
- the LOC133377275 gene encoding transmembrane protein 178B-like isoform X2 translates to MAAAAQALSCSGLLLAAAALALLAVAIGTDSWYETDARRHRERCRGVGHKRNTNNDPRGSMSAPSPNLPLRARPPRALLPGQASPLAPLPGAAAASLALESYCVRRFNSTVSGLWRRCHRAGFEPDSEELIQKGVIQRCTSVKYHYTSSSLPRNLSVNIINTIRQDEWHALRTCCIISLCTCVAGINFELSRYPRQVYGLPDDISHGYGWSMFCAWGGLGLTLLAGFLCTLAPSLNSPRTVVQKPRQENGAV